The Verrucomicrobium spinosum DSM 4136 = JCM 18804 genome includes a region encoding these proteins:
- a CDS encoding 5-(carboxyamino)imidazole ribonucleotide synthase, translating into MKRILNTDPIPNLPTVGIIGGGQLALMLVRAASQLGLHARVIDASPICPARRDAADFCEGNPESPATLDRFAMNLEVVTLENEFLDAALIAGLEAEGQEVLPSSRTMSLVQDKLAQKQTLRNAAVSVVDFEPVNDGTPIQELESLFGLPFVLKKRCHGYDGTGNFTVHRAEEWDAALNKLGGRESGLYAERWCPFERELAVIVTRSKKGEHVLYPVVETRQRNHVCEQVIAPAAVSGSIAEQAAHLALKAIEAVDGVGSFGVEFFLLADGTLLVNEIAPRVHNSGHYTIEACECSQFENHIRAICGLPLGSTKLRQPAAMVNLLGKTTAAGAPRGLAEALAVSGAHVHLYGKHHAKRGRKMGHVTALGSTSDEALATAQCAADFIHFDQPNLI; encoded by the coding sequence ATGAAACGCATTTTGAATACCGACCCTATACCCAATCTGCCCACTGTGGGAATCATTGGCGGAGGACAGCTCGCCCTCATGCTCGTGCGTGCTGCCTCGCAGCTCGGATTGCACGCACGAGTGATTGATGCATCACCAATATGTCCCGCGCGGCGCGATGCTGCAGACTTCTGTGAAGGGAATCCAGAATCGCCCGCCACGCTTGACCGCTTTGCGATGAATCTCGAAGTCGTCACGTTGGAGAACGAATTTCTCGACGCTGCTCTCATTGCCGGACTCGAAGCCGAAGGTCAAGAGGTCTTGCCGTCATCGCGCACGATGTCGCTGGTGCAGGACAAACTCGCTCAAAAGCAGACGTTGCGAAATGCCGCTGTGTCCGTCGTGGATTTTGAGCCTGTGAATGACGGCACCCCTATACAGGAGCTTGAGAGCCTGTTCGGTCTCCCGTTCGTGCTCAAAAAGAGATGCCACGGCTACGACGGAACCGGCAATTTTACGGTGCATCGTGCGGAGGAATGGGACGCAGCGCTGAACAAGCTCGGCGGTCGCGAGTCCGGACTCTACGCAGAGCGATGGTGCCCCTTCGAGCGCGAACTTGCGGTCATCGTCACTCGCAGCAAAAAGGGTGAGCACGTCCTCTATCCGGTTGTGGAGACGCGGCAGCGAAACCATGTTTGCGAACAAGTCATTGCTCCTGCGGCGGTTAGTGGTTCCATTGCTGAGCAGGCCGCGCATCTAGCCTTAAAGGCGATTGAAGCCGTCGATGGTGTTGGCAGCTTTGGCGTTGAGTTCTTCCTGCTCGCTGACGGAACGCTGCTTGTGAACGAGATCGCGCCACGGGTGCACAACTCTGGCCACTACACCATCGAAGCATGTGAGTGCTCACAGTTTGAAAATCACATCCGCGCCATCTGCGGACTGCCGCTTGGCAGCACCAAGCTGCGCCAGCCTGCTGCGATGGTGAATCTTCTTGGAAAGACTACCGCCGCCGGCGCGCCGCGAGGCCTTGCAGAGGCACTGGCGGTTTCCGGTGCGCATGTGCATTTGTATGGCAAACATCACGCCAAGCGCGGAAGGAAGATGGGGCACGTCACCGCGCTCGGAAGCACCTCTGATGAAGCCCTTGCGACTGCGCAGTGCGCGGCTGATTTCATACACTTCGATCAACCCAATCTAATATGA
- the purE gene encoding 5-(carboxyamino)imidazole ribonucleotide mutase produces the protein MNEFTTPLVGIIMGSDSDWATMRAAAETCLEFDVGFEARVVSAHRTPDDMAEYARSAMGRGLRVIIAGAGGAAHLPGMVASHTVLPVIGVPVESKALKGMDSLLSIVQMPAGIPVATVAIGNARNAGLLALQILAIGDESLRAKLLAYREEMAANSRQKTAKLTLD, from the coding sequence ATGAACGAATTCACCACACCTCTCGTCGGAATAATCATGGGCAGCGACTCCGACTGGGCCACCATGCGTGCAGCTGCGGAGACCTGCCTCGAGTTCGATGTAGGGTTTGAAGCCCGCGTCGTCTCTGCGCATCGCACTCCTGATGACATGGCGGAATACGCCCGCAGTGCCATGGGGCGAGGGCTGCGTGTTATCATTGCCGGAGCGGGAGGGGCCGCGCATCTTCCAGGAATGGTCGCGAGTCACACCGTGCTTCCGGTTATCGGCGTGCCTGTGGAGTCGAAAGCACTCAAAGGGATGGACTCTCTTCTATCCATCGTGCAAATGCCCGCTGGCATCCCCGTCGCCACCGTTGCCATTGGTAATGCACGTAACGCGGGGCTGCTCGCATTGCAGATCCTCGCGATTGGTGATGAGTCGTTGCGAGCGAAGTTGCTCGCTTATCGAGAAGAAATGGCTGCCAACTCCCGCCAAAAGACGGCAAAACTCACCCTTGATTAA
- a CDS encoding tyrosine-type recombinase/integrase has protein sequence MAWPLIRKRSNRRSVSWMVDCGMVDGKRVRYFFGSRSEAETKAEQLRIEKKNVGLAAFALTDSERAQAAECIELLRPFGKSLRDAVDYYLPHLKSINRSITFERLGQEVVEAKRTDGLSVRYLGDLDQKFKAFNQSFGSRLVASIEALEIDDWLRGLRTHSGARVSAVSRNNLRRVLGVAFSYAVVRQYCDRNPVTSTQKAKEAEKPVGILSPDQLKSLLSVAPPQLVPFIAIGAFAGLRRAELERLDWAEVNLNSGFVEVKASKAKSARRRLVAIRDNLRSWLYPLVESVGLVTPMNYRSLLDTARKKASIPEWPHNALRHSFASYCLAAEKNAAALALDMGHTTPQLIFAHYREVVQESAATRYWNITPDDKSDPAGDVNSD, from the coding sequence ATGGCTTGGCCTCTCATCAGGAAACGCTCCAACCGTCGTTCAGTTTCGTGGATGGTGGACTGTGGAATGGTCGATGGCAAGAGAGTGCGATACTTCTTCGGGTCGCGTTCGGAAGCTGAGACCAAAGCTGAACAGCTGAGAATTGAGAAAAAGAACGTCGGCTTGGCGGCCTTTGCACTGACCGACTCAGAGCGCGCACAGGCTGCAGAGTGCATCGAGCTTCTACGGCCATTTGGGAAGTCTCTGAGGGACGCGGTAGACTACTACCTGCCGCATTTGAAGTCGATCAATCGTTCGATAACGTTCGAACGATTGGGCCAGGAAGTTGTAGAAGCAAAGCGCACAGATGGGTTGAGTGTCCGGTATCTGGGTGACCTCGATCAGAAGTTCAAGGCATTCAATCAGTCATTCGGCTCTCGACTGGTTGCATCGATTGAAGCTCTAGAAATTGATGATTGGCTTCGAGGTCTTCGGACTCATAGCGGAGCGAGGGTGTCGGCGGTGAGTCGGAACAACCTGCGTAGAGTGCTCGGGGTGGCGTTCTCGTACGCAGTGGTTCGTCAGTACTGCGATCGAAATCCTGTCACGAGTACTCAGAAAGCAAAAGAGGCGGAGAAGCCAGTGGGGATATTGTCGCCTGACCAGTTGAAGTCTTTGCTGTCGGTTGCCCCACCCCAGCTGGTTCCATTCATCGCAATCGGCGCGTTTGCAGGGCTGCGTCGGGCAGAACTGGAGCGACTTGATTGGGCAGAAGTGAACCTGAACTCTGGATTTGTAGAAGTGAAGGCTAGCAAGGCAAAAAGTGCTCGTAGACGTCTCGTCGCAATCAGGGACAATCTCCGGAGCTGGCTATACCCTTTGGTCGAATCGGTGGGCTTGGTGACTCCCATGAACTATCGGTCGCTTTTGGACACAGCTAGGAAGAAGGCATCGATTCCTGAATGGCCTCACAATGCTCTGAGGCACTCATTTGCGAGCTATTGCTTGGCGGCAGAAAAAAACGCGGCGGCACTTGCACTCGATATGGGGCACACAACGCCACAATTGATTTTTGCTCACTATAGAGAAGTAGTGCAGGAGTCAGCTGCCACTCGTTACTGGAACATTACTCCCGATGACAAATCAGACCCTGCTGGGGATGTCAATTCAGATTGA
- the gapS4b gene encoding GapS4b family protein yields MTMDEEITQSQYLLPFGDDLRAFLTQDKVTPSMLRKVLRSRGVFISSIEKKDMLEHLLLSFLAPSEFVHLLDEVREKEDSPKLRSRSYTISSEAPPLAEMLPIDFEFNKIAQDEYGNVKIIGEPSFARDKIEGKDSYLLSYRLEKQSIGADWTRCRRIYEASIRYTLNPVENRLEVATTHSSPETEKANRQVVGHVNSELRAKHYIETSGESKVLFGSFTNEQRIFFLMKFPGINSQGGLSFVKLADLALALDSNTPTPDEERLNWMKDSVNKLTLSGDALQNVFFVNDPTCWKHLLVWRTEARFKFETVDFSGSIEVIFEFADCANGANPDAEFQIAIPRISLEGRAQGSPDSIRLKRQFTMYLDAAKTVFVQEALNYSGLVHAGIGTPVSS; encoded by the coding sequence ATGACTATGGACGAAGAGATAACACAATCTCAGTATCTGCTCCCTTTTGGAGACGATCTGAGGGCCTTTTTGACGCAAGATAAGGTGACACCGTCGATGTTGCGGAAGGTCTTGCGATCTAGAGGTGTTTTCATATCCTCGATCGAGAAGAAGGATATGCTTGAGCACCTTCTTCTTTCCTTCTTGGCCCCAAGCGAATTTGTTCATTTGCTGGATGAGGTGCGTGAGAAGGAGGATAGTCCGAAGTTGAGAAGCCGTAGTTATACTATATCATCAGAAGCTCCTCCGCTGGCAGAAATGCTGCCAATAGATTTTGAGTTCAACAAGATCGCGCAAGATGAATATGGAAACGTCAAGATTATCGGTGAACCCTCTTTCGCCAGGGATAAGATAGAGGGGAAGGACTCATATTTGCTGTCATATCGACTCGAAAAGCAATCTATCGGCGCTGATTGGACGCGTTGTCGGAGAATCTATGAAGCTTCGATCCGCTACACACTGAACCCCGTCGAGAACCGACTGGAGGTGGCAACAACTCACTCGTCCCCGGAGACTGAAAAAGCCAACAGGCAAGTAGTTGGCCATGTGAACAGTGAACTTCGAGCAAAACACTACATCGAGACATCCGGTGAATCAAAAGTGCTTTTCGGCTCATTCACTAACGAACAGAGAATTTTCTTCCTGATGAAGTTCCCTGGAATAAACAGTCAAGGAGGGTTGTCGTTTGTCAAGTTGGCAGACCTGGCGTTGGCCCTTGATTCTAATACTCCCACTCCAGACGAGGAGCGGTTGAACTGGATGAAGGACTCGGTCAACAAGCTGACACTTTCCGGAGATGCTCTCCAAAACGTCTTTTTTGTCAATGATCCTACATGCTGGAAGCATCTTTTGGTGTGGAGAACGGAAGCGAGGTTCAAGTTTGAAACTGTGGACTTTAGTGGATCTATTGAGGTGATTTTTGAATTCGCGGATTGCGCAAATGGCGCGAATCCAGACGCAGAGTTTCAAATTGCCATCCCGCGAATTTCTTTGGAAGGGAGGGCGCAGGGGAGTCCTGATAGCATTAGACTTAAGCGACAGTTTACAATGTATCTGGATGCGGCAAAGACGGTTTTTGTCCAAGAAGCGTTAAATTATAGTGGCTTGGTCCATGCGGGCATCGGGACGCCTGTTTCATCCTGA
- a CDS encoding ISAs1-like element ISVsp18 family transposase, producing MKWGMSSASASPDSNLREVFQSIDDWRVQRTQRHDLADILVIATCAMLCGQGHYTHMEAFGNLKRTWLESFLALPNGIPSHDTFRKVFSLLDPKRFMEAFSLWTQGVLRQLSSEGLESGLKGVIAIDGKALRGAVDKGQAPAVIVGAWASELSLCLGQVKVADKSNEIGAMPELLEMLALKGCIVTIDAMGCQREVARKIIQQKGDYILALKSNQESLHQQVSHYLDTGEDLARAEGNFHQEESDGHGRHEVRRCWVSEEVECWLQGAEKWAGLRSVAAVECERTVAGQTTVQRRYFISSLKADAALIAASVRAHWGIENSLHWVLDVTFGEDESRSRSGYSAENLATLRRLTHAMIKRENPNSKKSVNQRRFEAGLSTDYLQTLLGVNLDA from the coding sequence ATGAAGTGGGGCATGTCTTCCGCCTCTGCATCTCCTGACAGCAATCTTCGTGAAGTTTTTCAGAGCATTGATGACTGGAGGGTGCAGCGTACCCAGCGACATGATCTGGCCGACATCCTGGTGATTGCCACCTGCGCCATGCTGTGCGGTCAGGGGCATTACACCCATATGGAAGCCTTCGGCAATCTGAAGCGCACTTGGTTGGAGAGCTTTCTTGCCCTGCCCAACGGCATTCCCAGTCACGACACGTTCCGTAAAGTCTTCAGCCTGCTTGATCCCAAGCGCTTCATGGAAGCCTTCAGTCTCTGGACCCAAGGTGTATTGCGCCAACTCTCCAGCGAGGGGCTTGAGAGCGGTCTCAAAGGGGTGATCGCCATTGATGGAAAGGCACTGCGCGGGGCCGTCGACAAAGGGCAGGCACCTGCGGTCATCGTGGGGGCTTGGGCCAGTGAATTGAGCCTGTGCCTTGGACAGGTCAAGGTTGCTGACAAGAGCAATGAGATTGGCGCGATGCCGGAGTTGTTGGAAATGCTGGCGTTGAAAGGCTGCATCGTGACCATCGACGCCATGGGCTGCCAGAGGGAGGTGGCCAGGAAAATCATCCAGCAAAAGGGGGACTACATCCTGGCCCTCAAAAGCAACCAGGAAAGCCTCCATCAACAGGTCAGCCACTATTTGGACACGGGGGAGGACCTGGCCAGGGCAGAAGGCAACTTTCATCAAGAGGAAAGCGATGGGCACGGCCGGCATGAAGTGCGTCGCTGTTGGGTGAGTGAGGAAGTGGAATGCTGGCTGCAGGGGGCAGAAAAGTGGGCGGGACTGCGCAGCGTGGCTGCGGTGGAATGCGAGCGCACCGTGGCGGGTCAGACCACGGTGCAAAGGCGTTACTTCATCAGCAGTTTGAAAGCCGATGCCGCGCTCATTGCAGCCTCAGTACGCGCTCACTGGGGGATTGAAAACTCGCTGCACTGGGTTCTAGATGTGACCTTTGGCGAAGATGAGAGCCGGTCTAGAAGCGGTTACAGCGCGGAGAATCTGGCCACCCTTCGACGCCTGACTCATGCAATGATCAAGCGAGAGAACCCAAACTCCAAAAAATCGGTCAACCAACGCAGATTCGAAGCCGGACTCAGTACAGACTATCTCCAAACCTTGCTTGGAGTAAATTTAGATGCGTAA
- a CDS encoding tetratricopeptide repeat protein codes for MRKPWLWDYKPDVPRLGVSGLNAWANVAKDVLSFHNKRGGVIIFGFSDSFEFVGAKVRLDSKLINDQLRRYLPDTVWVEFHREFIQSDQRYVGIAVIPPNLGKLACFTCDAPTSEKKQLFKKGGSAIRIEDSSYVLSVDKVDEWNRKDTKLQVGQKYYVDEPFYRVPSPEYVEFVYRQEPCAEIEAALRDPRTSVAHVIGIGGLGKTALATWAAIRAYESNQFDFIVSCTAKDRELTASGIAGLKPEVTSFESLLNAVCDTLQFPEYKQGKLDEREDAVRNMLRDSNGLLFVDNLETVDDLRIIRFLDTLPVGVRALVTSRRLTVKFAVYPVTLGPMNAAETCSFVRSLQSLSSCSYVSQFRDDQILRIGEACNHIPLAMRWMISKSKSASAALKEVDATISLGMHGEELLEFSFRRVFEQMVQNERTVLEVLSLFAQPQPSEVLLVGSALKLPELQDALSTLIEDAIVVKHFNQGLNDECYTVLAITRSFIYSELVKNGGREQTIRVRLRDYFEARDIKNEDDRIVVRSIRQSAGKNDSALLDLAESARRRGDLASAEDLLKQAISRNPRNWRAYRSLAELQRHEFKRPGEALRLYEQAAANSPKDRIERAKLYREWGILLRDSGQTDAVDQAASKLEEAHELNSRDWVTVTALAQIYDRRGASAKVIELCEPLKREVYGKTKEKMLPLLLKAYQRSGEVVAVAEIRALLGQ; via the coding sequence ATGCGTAAGCCCTGGTTGTGGGACTACAAGCCAGACGTTCCGAGATTAGGCGTCTCTGGCCTCAACGCTTGGGCGAATGTTGCCAAAGATGTGCTTAGCTTCCACAATAAAAGGGGTGGGGTCATCATTTTTGGTTTCAGTGATAGTTTTGAATTCGTGGGCGCGAAGGTCCGATTAGATAGTAAATTAATTAATGATCAATTGCGTCGATATTTGCCGGATACCGTGTGGGTGGAATTTCATAGGGAATTCATCCAATCTGATCAAAGATATGTTGGCATTGCGGTGATTCCACCTAATCTAGGGAAGTTGGCATGTTTCACGTGTGATGCTCCGACAAGCGAAAAGAAGCAGCTATTCAAGAAGGGGGGGTCTGCGATACGTATAGAGGATTCCAGTTATGTGCTAAGCGTAGACAAAGTTGATGAATGGAATAGAAAAGATACAAAGTTGCAAGTGGGGCAGAAATATTACGTTGATGAGCCCTTCTATCGTGTGCCTTCGCCAGAATATGTGGAGTTTGTCTATAGACAAGAGCCCTGCGCTGAGATTGAGGCTGCGTTGCGCGATCCTCGAACATCGGTCGCGCATGTCATTGGAATTGGAGGGTTGGGGAAAACGGCGCTTGCCACATGGGCAGCTATACGCGCTTATGAGAGCAATCAGTTCGATTTTATTGTTTCGTGTACAGCAAAGGATCGGGAGTTAACTGCATCTGGGATTGCGGGGCTAAAACCGGAGGTTACATCGTTCGAGTCTCTGTTGAATGCTGTATGTGATACTCTGCAATTTCCAGAGTATAAGCAAGGTAAGCTGGATGAGAGGGAGGATGCGGTGCGTAATATGCTGCGGGATAGCAATGGTCTGTTGTTTGTGGATAACTTGGAGACCGTGGATGATCTCAGGATAATCAGATTCTTAGATACACTTCCAGTGGGAGTACGGGCGCTCGTTACCTCTCGTCGATTGACCGTTAAATTTGCGGTGTATCCTGTGACGCTCGGACCGATGAATGCTGCTGAAACTTGCAGCTTTGTGAGGTCATTGCAATCGCTGTCTTCTTGCAGCTATGTATCTCAGTTTAGAGATGATCAGATTCTGAGGATTGGGGAGGCGTGCAATCATATTCCGCTCGCAATGAGATGGATGATTAGCAAATCAAAGAGTGCATCGGCTGCTTTAAAAGAGGTTGATGCGACGATAAGCTTGGGTATGCACGGGGAAGAGTTGTTGGAGTTTTCATTCAGACGTGTTTTTGAACAGATGGTCCAGAATGAAAGGACAGTACTTGAAGTCCTTTCGCTTTTTGCGCAGCCGCAACCTAGCGAAGTTCTGCTAGTCGGGTCTGCGTTAAAGCTTCCTGAGTTGCAAGATGCTCTCTCGACGTTGATCGAGGATGCAATTGTTGTTAAGCACTTCAATCAAGGTTTGAATGACGAGTGCTATACTGTTTTGGCGATTACTAGATCGTTTATCTATTCTGAGCTGGTGAAAAATGGAGGGAGAGAGCAGACTATAAGAGTGCGACTTAGAGACTATTTTGAGGCGCGAGACATCAAGAATGAGGACGATCGCATTGTCGTGCGGTCGATTAGGCAAAGTGCTGGGAAGAACGATTCTGCTTTGCTTGACCTTGCAGAGTCTGCTAGAAGAAGAGGGGACTTAGCCAGTGCTGAGGATTTGCTCAAGCAGGCGATTTCACGTAATCCTCGAAATTGGCGTGCATATAGATCACTGGCAGAACTTCAGCGCCATGAATTCAAGAGGCCGGGTGAGGCGTTGAGGTTGTACGAGCAAGCGGCCGCAAATTCTCCAAAAGATCGAATTGAGCGGGCAAAACTGTATAGAGAATGGGGGATCTTGTTGCGAGATTCTGGGCAGACGGATGCGGTCGATCAGGCGGCTAGTAAGTTGGAAGAAGCGCATGAGTTGAATTCTCGGGATTGGGTGACTGTTACGGCTCTTGCGCAAATCTATGACCGTCGCGGTGCGTCTGCCAAAGTGATTGAACTCTGTGAGCCGTTGAAGCGGGAGGTCTACGGAAAGACTAAAGAGAAGATGCTCCCTCTGCTTCTAAAAGCATATCAGCGCAGCGGTGAAGTTGTCGCTGTTGCTGAAATTAGGGCGCTGTTGGGTCAGTAG
- a CDS encoding DUF932 domain-containing protein, with protein MQLLEQPKPKRPTPNLILHCGAYKATLDEVQDVRTPRSTSSWCPIPHNRLIETVQKTLKSTNLRIGTQAHSLSHKGHRYFGLMEILGPKNDDDYCWVLGLRNSHDKTFPAGIVAGASVFVCDNLSFSGEVKFARKHTRFIVRDLPGITERAIGQLMSKWHHQDKRIGAYKEADIEDSIAHDLIIRATDVGVCSNRLIPSVLKEWREPRYQVFEDRSVWSLFNAFTEALKDGSLSELPKKTEALHGLLDVHVGLGLN; from the coding sequence ATGCAACTACTCGAACAACCCAAACCAAAACGCCCCACCCCGAACCTGATCCTTCACTGCGGCGCTTACAAAGCCACACTGGATGAAGTTCAGGACGTCAGAACACCCCGGTCAACCTCCAGCTGGTGTCCCATCCCTCATAACCGGCTGATCGAGACCGTGCAGAAGACCCTCAAGAGCACCAATCTGCGCATCGGCACCCAGGCCCACAGTCTCAGTCATAAAGGCCATCGATACTTCGGTCTGATGGAAATTCTTGGCCCGAAGAACGATGATGACTACTGTTGGGTGCTCGGTCTCAGAAACAGCCATGACAAGACCTTTCCAGCAGGTATTGTCGCCGGCGCTAGCGTTTTTGTGTGCGACAACCTCTCCTTTTCCGGGGAGGTCAAATTCGCCCGAAAACACACCCGCTTCATCGTCAGAGACCTTCCCGGGATCACTGAGAGAGCCATCGGTCAACTCATGAGCAAATGGCATCACCAGGACAAACGCATCGGTGCCTACAAGGAAGCCGATATTGAAGACTCCATCGCCCACGACCTGATCATTCGGGCCACCGACGTTGGAGTCTGCAGCAACCGACTCATCCCCTCCGTGCTGAAGGAATGGAGGGAACCACGATACCAGGTCTTTGAAGATCGCAGTGTCTGGAGCCTCTTCAACGCCTTCACGGAAGCTCTCAAAGACGGCAGTCTCTCAGAGCTCCCGAAGAAGACGGAAGCCCTCCATGGATTGCTGGATGTCCATGTGGGTCTCGGGCTGAACTAG
- a CDS encoding AlbA family DNA-binding domain-containing protein, protein MIADGVEESLNLDYKAAGAFAKQTQKREEIQKDVSAFANSAGGTIIYGIKEHSSQDRKHLPERVDPIARDQFSKEWLEQIISGIQPRIQGVVIHPVQLDSSTNDCCYVVEVPQSETVHQAPDGKYYRRYNFENRFMQDYEVREAMNRAKHPSLTFEVFLNIHEPWKDKSHILIRIHNVGRRIAMHYSAYITIPLRAAGNAIRPLDPVILDKDETEAYSLRFSLPNDQGGPLYPESSVTLKREVELMKEWLDKTSRQPFKSQDSIRVTVFADEMPALFRDIPLSDALKGWT, encoded by the coding sequence ATGATCGCCGACGGTGTGGAAGAGAGCCTAAACCTCGACTACAAAGCGGCAGGAGCCTTCGCCAAGCAGACACAAAAGAGAGAAGAGATCCAGAAAGATGTATCTGCATTCGCCAACTCGGCCGGTGGTACCATCATCTACGGAATCAAAGAGCACTCATCCCAAGACAGAAAACACCTCCCAGAACGAGTCGACCCCATAGCCAGAGACCAGTTTTCCAAGGAATGGCTTGAGCAGATCATCTCTGGCATTCAGCCCAGAATTCAAGGAGTTGTGATCCATCCAGTACAATTGGACTCATCGACCAACGACTGCTGCTACGTGGTCGAGGTTCCCCAGTCGGAGACCGTACACCAGGCCCCTGACGGGAAATACTACCGGCGCTACAACTTCGAGAACAGGTTCATGCAGGACTACGAAGTGAGGGAAGCAATGAATCGGGCCAAACACCCTAGTCTTACATTCGAAGTGTTCCTAAACATCCATGAACCGTGGAAAGACAAAAGTCACATCCTAATCCGCATCCACAACGTAGGGAGAAGAATTGCGATGCACTATTCTGCCTACATCACAATTCCTCTACGAGCAGCAGGCAACGCCATTCGCCCCTTGGATCCAGTCATCTTGGATAAAGATGAAACCGAGGCGTATTCCCTGCGTTTCAGCCTTCCAAACGATCAGGGCGGCCCCCTCTATCCTGAAAGCTCAGTCACACTGAAGAGGGAGGTGGAGTTGATGAAAGAATGGCTTGATAAAACTTCGAGACAGCCATTCAAATCTCAGGACTCGATACGAGTGACGGTTTTCGCGGATGAAATGCCCGCCCTTTTTCGAGACATACCGCTCTCAGATGCGCTCAAAGGCTGGACGTAG
- a CDS encoding DNA polymerase III subunit beta — protein sequence MTPIVLPVAELKPALSGFSKIISKNSPQPVLQCLKIERTQDGWICLTATDLDRFVTLRLEQPAKGEPVSLLVHFDNLQKVVKTCDKSQRVYLEAGPNNNHSIKFDLAGQLGETKSKAPPVEEFPEIPKIKGEPIPVPENMRLALIDAMACTSTDQNRYVLNGVCVDVSDPQAHYVVGTDGRHLFSCNSLKLPLKKSLVIPCHKFLGWREFNLDGEWKMKVSDVSDANSEVLVQFSSRRWRFISRLIKDNYPNWQVCVPDPVEAKTHLQVNADNIQNVVQTIQRMPCHDPKYQTMGIQWKDGQMALLAKQESNEPWSRIVIPESKGTGSEVTYFCDRRYFVKALEYGLDTMGIVDPMSPLRFFRSGRQLVIMPVRLEAGEEATQLSPPVPKALQPPPTTKPQPTKPERKPMPATHNTSTEQEQAPGIDQIVQVIGEARDTIVNGLNRLQDASKQLRQLQKGRRNAERDLQSVRATIQSLTRLRI from the coding sequence ATGACCCCCATCGTCTTGCCCGTCGCAGAGCTCAAACCGGCTCTCAGCGGCTTCAGCAAGATCATCAGCAAGAACAGCCCCCAGCCCGTCCTGCAGTGCCTCAAGATCGAGCGTACGCAGGATGGCTGGATTTGTCTCACCGCCACGGATCTCGACAGGTTCGTGACGCTCAGACTCGAACAACCGGCCAAAGGTGAGCCCGTCTCGCTCCTCGTCCACTTCGACAACCTCCAAAAGGTAGTGAAGACCTGCGACAAGAGCCAACGGGTTTACCTGGAAGCCGGCCCCAACAACAACCACAGCATCAAGTTTGATCTCGCCGGCCAACTCGGTGAGACAAAATCCAAAGCTCCCCCGGTAGAGGAGTTCCCTGAGATCCCCAAGATCAAGGGAGAACCTATTCCGGTGCCAGAAAACATGCGCCTGGCTCTCATTGACGCCATGGCCTGCACCAGCACTGACCAGAACCGCTACGTCCTCAATGGCGTTTGCGTGGATGTCAGCGATCCTCAGGCCCACTACGTGGTCGGGACCGATGGCAGACATCTGTTCTCCTGCAATTCTTTGAAGCTCCCTCTGAAGAAGTCTCTTGTCATCCCCTGTCACAAGTTCTTGGGATGGCGAGAGTTCAACCTCGATGGGGAGTGGAAAATGAAGGTCTCGGACGTCTCGGACGCCAATTCTGAAGTCCTTGTACAGTTCAGCAGTAGAAGATGGCGCTTCATCAGTCGACTCATCAAAGACAACTACCCCAACTGGCAGGTCTGCGTGCCTGACCCGGTAGAGGCAAAGACCCACCTACAGGTCAATGCCGACAATATCCAGAACGTGGTCCAGACCATCCAGAGAATGCCCTGCCACGATCCTAAGTATCAGACCATGGGTATTCAATGGAAAGACGGTCAGATGGCGTTGCTGGCCAAGCAAGAGTCAAACGAACCCTGGAGTCGGATAGTGATTCCAGAATCCAAAGGGACGGGCTCAGAGGTCACCTACTTCTGTGACCGTCGCTACTTCGTGAAGGCTCTGGAGTACGGGCTCGATACGATGGGTATTGTTGATCCGATGTCACCCCTTCGATTCTTTCGGAGTGGCAGACAACTGGTCATCATGCCGGTCAGACTCGAAGCGGGAGAAGAAGCTACTCAGCTCTCACCACCTGTACCAAAAGCCTTACAGCCCCCACCCACCACCAAGCCTCAACCAACCAAACCAGAAAGGAAACCCATGCCAGCCACCCACAACACATCGACAGAGCAAGAACAAGCGCCAGGCATTGATCAGATCGTTCAGGTCATCGGAGAAGCCCGTGACACCATCGTGAATGGCCTTAACCGGCTCCAGGATGCGTCCAAACAACTCCGGCAGCTCCAGAAGGGTCGTCGCAATGCTGAACGCGATCTGCAATCGGTACGTGCCACCATTCAATCCCTCACCCGTCTGAGGATCTAG